The sequence below is a genomic window from Lysobacter stagni.
GCCGATGCCGAACTGGCGTCGCGCTTCGCCAAGCTGGCCGACACGCTGGAAGCCAACGAGCAGAAGATCGTCGAGGAGCAGATCGCGGTGCAGGGCAAGCCGGTGGAGATCGGCGGCTACTACCACCCCGACGTTGCGCTGATGGCCAAGGCCATGCGTCCGAGCGCGACGCTCAGCGCGGCGATCGACGCGCTGTAACGCGCAGAACAGTCCATCGCTGTACGGCCCGGGCGGGGCGAAGGCCGCGCCCGGGCTGCATCACTCGATGGTGCACATCACCCGCGACACGCTCATGCCGGTGGCATCCCACGCGGCCGGGGCCGTTGCGCCAGCCAGCGGTCGAGCTGGTTGGCGAAGGCCTGGCGATCGCGTGCATGGAACGCCGGCGGACCGCCGGTCTGCACGCCGGCGCCGCGCAACTCTTCCATGAAATTACGCATCGACAGACGCTCGGCCATGTTCTCCGCGCTGTAGCGCTCGCCGCGTGGATTCACCGCCACGCCGCCCTTCTCGATCACACGCGCCGCCAGCGGAATGTCCTGTGTGACCACCAGGTCGCCGGCGCGCATGCGCTCGACGATCTCGCTGTCCGCCACATCGAACCCACCCTGCACCTGCAACGCCCGGATGTAGCGCGACGCCGGACAACGAATCCACTGGTTGGCCACGAGGGTGACATGCACCTGCGCGCGGTCGGCCGCGCGGAACAGGATCTCCTTGATCACGCCCGGACACGCATCGGCGTCGACCCAGATCTGCAGCGGGGTGTGTTCGGGTTCGCTCATCGAACATTGCTCCAACGGAAAGTCGCGCGCACCGGATACGGCCCGAGGCCCGCGGAACCTTCACCGGATATACGGCACGCTCGTGTTGCGGTCGCGCTCGCGTTCGCGCTGCAGGAACAGGCGGTTAGCCTTTTCTTCGGTCATGTCGTACTTCGGCGCCACGTAAGGCAGCAGCAGGCGCAGCCAGGAGCGGCTGATGCGACGCGATTCCTCCGGGCAGCCCTTGGCGCGCGTTTCGGGCAGGTCGCCGTCGGTGACGATGCTCAGGTAACGCGCCGGGTCGCTGCCGTACAACAGGCACTGCAGGTTGAAGTAGCGCTGCTCGCCCAGCGCGTGCTGGTCGGCGTAGGCATCCAGGTTGTACTGGCCGGTGCTGCGCGCCAGGAACCAGTTCGACGCCATGCGCAGGTTCTCGGTCACCGTGTTGGTGGACTCGTTCAAGCCGGCGAAGCGCAACATCAGCGTGGTGGCCAGCTGGTCGACCGCGTCTTCCTCGCGGCCGGTGATGGGGATCTCCAGCAGCGTGATCAGTGCGTGGCCGGTTTCGTGCAGCAGGATGAAGCGCACGTTCGCGTCGAGATAGCGCTGCGCATAGCCCTCGTCGAGCTTGTTGGTCGCGGCCAGTTCGCGACCGCGCTCCTGCAGCACTTTCATCATCTCGTAGCACATGACCACTTCGCCGCGCTCGGGCGAGTAGAAGGCGTTGACTTCGCCGCACTCGGCCATGACGTAGTTGATCGGCCGCGGCAGCATCAGCATGCCGTCGATGGCGTGCACTTCCGGGATGTGGCGCAGCAGATCCGTGTCGTGCGCCATCTTGTAGAAGGGCTCGAGCTCCGGGTTCTTCGGCTTCACGTACTCGTAGCCGAACTGCACGCCGCCGGCCTTGGTCTCCGAATCGGCGGCCTTGGCGAAGGTGACCGGCTTGAGCGCGGCCAGTTCGTCGGAGAGGGCCTTCTCGGCTTCCTTGCGGCCTTCGGCGCGCGCGGCCGCCAGCGCGGCAGCCTGGCGCTTGCCGGCCACCAGCGAATAGGCGAAGGCGCCGCTCACCATGCCCAGCGCCAGCGACAACAATACGATCAGAAGTCTCGTCGACATGCGCGTCCCCGTGCGCGTTTGCGGAGCGGCACGCGCGGTGGTCGCAGGCGCCGTCGCGCGATCCTATCCGCTCACGCGTGATGGCGGAACCGTGCGGTCTTCACGGCGCCCGTGAACGGGACGCTGCGGCGGCGTCAGGCGCTGTGCGCTTCGGCGACAACGCGCTCGGGCTTCACGCGGACGGCCCACATCACGCCGCAGACCAGCAGGCCGATGCCCACCAGCGTCAGCGGCTCGGGCATGCGCCCGCGCAGCACATAGGCGTAGGCCAGCGCGGCGAGGGTCTCGAACACGATCAGCTGCCCCACCAGCGCGGTGGGCAGGCGCTGGCTGGCGGCGTTCCAGCACAGCGTGCCGATCCACGAGGCGAACAGGCCGATCACCGCCATCAGGCCGATGAAGAACCAGGGCCGCGGTCCCAGCGGCATCGGGAAGTCGTGGCCCAGCGCGGCCATGCCCGACCACAGCAGCGCATAACCCGTCAGCGCCAGAGGCAGGGTCGCCACGCCCTGCGCCGTTGCCCACGTGCGGGGACTGCGGTCCGGATGTGCACGCAGCCAGTCGGCGTTGCGCAGCGGGTACCAGGTCCAGCACGCCACGGCGACCAGCGCGAGGAGTGCGCCCTGCGCGTAACGGGTGAGGTCCGCGTCCGGATCGGCACGCAACGCAAGCAGCTCGACCCGGTTCACGCAGGCGATGCCCATCGCGATCAGCAGCAGCGAGGGGAACAGACGCCGCCATGGCAGGCGGCCGTCGCGGCGGTGGTCGCGCAGGTTGGCGCTGATGGCGATCACCACCGGCAGCGTGCCGATGATCATCGTCGGCAACGGCGCGCCGGCACGCTGGATCGCACTGGCCAGGCACACGTAGTACAGCAGGTTGCCGATGGCGGCCAGCTTCACTGCTTCCAGCCAGTCCGCACGCGTGAGTCGCGCCAGCGATGCGCGGTCCATCCATGCCAGCGGCAACGCGATGAGCCCGAACGCCAGATAGCGCCCCACCGACTGGAGCGCGGCGGGGTATTCGGGCAGCAGCAGCGGCCCGACGAACACCAGCCCCCACAGGAGGCCGGCAGCAAGCGCGTAGAGGGTTCCGGTCAGCATGTGGGTAGCGTGCGCGCGCCTGGCCGCGCTGTCTTGAACCAGATTGCGGTCCGACGAGCGCGTTCAGCGGCGCAGCTGCGCCCGGTAGCGCGCCGGCGTCACCCCATACCGGCTGGCGAAAGCGCGCGTGAGATGCGCCTGGTCGCTCAACCCGACCGCCACCGCGACCTGCGCGGGCGCCTCGCCCGCGGCCAGGCGACGCTTGGCCTCGAACAGGCGCATGGCCATGAGCATCTGCTGCGGCGTGACGTGGTGGTGTTCGCGGAAGGCGCGCAGGAAATGGAACGGGCTGAGGTCGGCCACCGACGCCAGCTCTTCCAGCGTCAGGCGTCGATCCATGTGGGCGCGCAGGTATTCGACCACCGGCGCGAAGCGCGGCGAGGCATGGCGCGTCGCGCCTTGCTTGGCGACCTGGTCGGCGAAACCGTCGAGCAACTGCGATAGCAGGCTGTCGAACGCCAGGGGTTCTTCGGCACGCCACATCGCATCGAGCACGGCCGTGATCCGGTGCGCCCGCGCGGCATCGTGGTGCACGGCTTCCGGAAACCACCACGCGCGCGAACCCGTCACCGCCTCCACCACATCGGCGTCGATGTAGGCCATGCGGTAGCGCCAGCCGCCTTCGGTCTCCGCGCGGCCGGTATGGAGCACGTCGGGATTCATCATCACGCGGGATTGCGGCGGCGCGAGGTGGTCGCTTCCACGGTAACGGAAGCGCTCCACGCCCGATTCAATCGCGCCCAGACCGTAGGCCTCGTGCGTGTGCGGCTCGAAGGTGTGACGGACGATGTGCGCGCGGTACAGCTCGATGCCCGCGCGATGCGCCGGTCGCCGGAACTGCGCCCTGTCCTGCGGATGATCGAACTGTTCGGGCACGCCCTGCATGCCTCGATCATGCCACGCGCCGCCGTGCGGCTGCGGCGGCGCGGCGGCCCGTCGCCGCTCAGTCCAGGTCGGTCCAGCGTGCGCGTCCGTACGCGGGGTCGGGGTCGTACTTCAGGCCGGACCAGAGTGGCGCGTCGTCGTCCGACATTCCGGCAGCGGAGATCACCAGAGCGCGACGCGGGCGCAGCGGATGGCGGCCATAGCGCGGGCCGAATGCCGGCGCGCGGAAGACGAGGTCATGGGCGGGAAAGCCGGTGTCGTGAAGACACTCGTTCTTGAACAGCTGCATGGCGGACTCCTGGGGGAGGGAGTGGATGGGTCGGCCCACATGGGCCACGCACAGCGTCGTCCGCCTCGATGACGCCCTGTCGCCACGCAGGTTGCCGTTGTGTTCCGTTCACCGCTGCGGGTGCGGCGTTTTGCCGCATCCCCGCGCGCAATGGCGACCGTAGAGTGCGCGCAACCTGAACGCGCCCATCGCATGAACACGCTTCCCTCCCCTGCCCCCGCCGCCCTGGCCACCGCCATCGGGCTCGCCCTTCTTCTGCCTGCCATCGCGGCGCACGCCGAGGGCGTCGCCGACGCCACCACGCTGGACCGCGTACAGGTGCAGGCGGCCGACAACGCCCTCGCCGGTCCGGCCGGAAACGCCACGCGACTGGATGTCAGTGCGATGGACATGCCCGCGTCGGTGACGGTGATCGACCGCGACACGCTCGACCGTCGCGGCGTTCGCAACACGCAGGAGGCGCTGTACGCCGTGCCGGGACTCTCGGTGGCCTCGCCGCCGGGCAACGGCAACGCGGTCACGTACCGCGGCTTCTCCGGCTCGCAGGTAGCGCAGTTGTTCAACGGCATCGACCTGCAGTACGCCACGATCGCTGCACGTCCGGTCGATGCGTGGATCTTCGAACGCGTGGAGGCGGTTGGCGGGCCGTCGACGTTCATGTCCGGCGTCGGCGCGGTGGGCGGCGCCATCAACTACGTCACGCGCCTGGCCCGGCTGGACGATGCGACGCCCGACGCGACGCAGGCCATGGCCAGCGTGGGCTCGTTCGACACCGTGGTGCTCGCGGCCGGCCGCAACCAGCGCCTGGGCGGCGAGGACGCACGCAACGCGCTGCGCGCCGACATCGCGTACTCCACCAGCGATGGCTGGAGCGACCGCAACGACCGCGAGTCGCTGACCGTCGCCGCGTCGCTGCTCAGCCGCATCACGCCGTCGCTGACGCACACGCTGGCGCTGGAACACCAGAAGGAAGACAGCGCGCGTCCCTACTGGGGCACGCCGATCCTGGTCGGCGCGGACGGCAGCGTGCGGATCGTGCCGGGCACGCAGACGCGCAACTACAACGTCGGCGACGGCTACTACAAGCAGGACGTGGACTGGGCGCGCTCATTGCTGGACTGGCAGATCTCCGACGATGCCAGCCTGCACAACACGCTGTACGCCTACGACGCGCTGCGCGACTACCGCAACGTCGAGACCTATCGCTTCAACGCCGATGTCAGCGGCGTGATCCGATCCGGTGCGTTCCTGCAGCGACACGACCAGCAGGTGTACGGCGACAAGCTCGAATGGCGTTATCGCGGACATCTGGGCGAACGCGCCACGCAGTGGAATGCCGGCGTCGACGTCAGCTACAACCGGCAGACGCGCTTTCCGCTGTCGATCGCGGGCACGGTAGACACGGTGCCGATCGATGCCGTCACGCCGGGCAGCTTCTTCGACGTTCCGGGCGCGGCGCAGGTGTTCGTGCCGCAACGGACCAACCGCGTGCGCACGCAGGCGCTGTTCGCCGAGAACCTGACGCAGTTGACCGATCGTCTATCGCTGCTCACCGCGCTGCGCCAGGACCACGTCACGCTGAACGTGGAGAACCACCAGGCGGCGACCGCCTCCAACCCCGCCCGCTTCGAACGCGATTACCACCCGACCACCGGGCGCGCGGCACTGGAGATGGCAATCACGCCGCAATGGAACACCTACCTGCAGCTGGCCACCGCGGCCGATCCGCCTGCGGGCGTGCTGAGCACCGCCAGCCTGGCCAACGTGCAGGACTTCGACCTCACGCGCGGTCGGCAGGTCGAATGGGGCACCAAGTACCAGCGCGCGGATGGTCGCGCGTCGGGCACGCTCGCGGCGTACCACATCGTGCGCGAGAACCTCGCCATCGCCGATCCCTCGCAGCCGGGCCAGACATTGCCGGTCGGCCAGCAGTCCGCACGCGGCATCGAAGCGACCTTCGCCGTGCAGCCGGTCGAGGAGCTCACGCTGCAGGGCAACCTGGCGTGGGTGGATGCCACGTTGGACGACTTCTATGAAAGCGTCGCAGGCGTGTCGGTGTCGCGCGCCGGGAATCGTCCGACCAACACGCCTTCGCGCGTGGCCAACGCCTGGCTGGACTGGCGATTCGCACCGGCGTGGACGGCGGGCCTCGACGTGCGCGCGGTGTCCTCGCGTTACGCCGATGCCGCCAACCGCGTGAGCAGTGCCGGTTATGGCCTGCTGGGCGCGAGCCTGCGCTGGGACGTGGACGCCTCGACCCAGATCGCGCTGCGCGTGCGCAACCTGGGCGACAAGACGTACGTCGCTTACGCGCTCAGTCCGACGATGGCGTATCTGGGCGAACCGCGATCGCTGGAGCTGTCGGCGCGCTGGAACTTCTGACGCTTGCTGCAAGGGCGCGCGGGTCGGTCCAGACGCTGTTGCGTTCCCCATCGCGTGCACGACGCGCCGTGGCGAACGCCAGCCACGCGAAGCCGATCGCCATCGCGATCGCACCGGCATCGATGGCGAACAGATCCCAATGACCGGACGCGGCGCTGCGCCACCACCAGGCGCCGGTGGCGATGCCGTGCGCGAACGGAATGGCCATCGTCGTCACTGCCGCAGTCCACAGCAGCTCCTGCGCGGCGCGCACCGGCGGCCGCAACGCCGCCCATACCGCACACAACGCCCAGGTCGCGAAACAGGCCAGGTTCACGCCAACGCCGAGGTCGATGGCATCGCGCAGGGCCGGCATCTGCAGCAGCTGTGTTGCGATGAACGCGACCGAGATCGCCACGCATACACCGATGCAGACACCGACGGTGGCGCGGGCCATCCACCACTGCGCCGCGCCCTGCTCTGCCTGGCGGCGCTTGCGGCGCGATTCGATCCACAGCAGGTTGCCGGAATAGAACAGGAACGCCCCACCCAGCCCCAGCACGAAGTACAGCCAGCGCACCCAGGTGTTGCCGTACTCGCCGAAGTGCAGCGCGTACGCAGCGGCGAGCGTGGCGTGATTGGCGTCGCGCTCGCCTGGCAACTGCGCGGACAACGCGACGCCGGTATTGGCATTCAATGCGACCGCGCCCAGCGGACCGAGCGAACGCGGCGACTGGCCGGTGATCTCCACCACGGCGTTTGCGTCGCCGGCGTTGGCGAGCTTGAGGTAGGCCGGCTCGAAAGCGGCAATGCCGCGCTCATGCGCGACCTGGATGGAACGCTCGCTCCACATCGCCAGCGATCCGATGGCCTGCTCGCGGTTGGCTGGAGCCACCGCCGGCGCGGTGTCCATCGCGGGGCCGAGCGCCTGCATCAACTGGCCGCGGTAGATCAGCGGATTCAGCGCCATCATCACCACGAACACCAGGCACAGCATCGCACCGGTGACGGCGAACATCACATGCATCGGCAGACTGAGCACGCCGATCACGTTGTGCGCGTCCTGCCACATGCGCTTGAGGTTGCGGCCGGGGCGCAGCGCAAACAGGTCCTCGGCCAGCTTCGGCAGGTGGATGATCACGCCGGACACCAGCGCCAGCCCGTACAACAGGCTGACGATGCCCATCAGGTACGTGCCGGCGACGGGAATGCCCAGTGAGTAATGCAGTGCGTTGACCAGTTCGGACAACGTGCCGCCGGGCATTTCGTCGATGCCGTCCAGATGATCGAGCGTCGCGAAACGCCACTGGCCCTTCGCATCCTGCCAGTAGGTCGACGCGATCGGGTACTCGCCACCCGGGAACACCATGCCCACGTGCTTGCGCGCTTCGGGATGCCGCGCGAGCGTTTCGTCGAGAAGTCGCTGCGCATCGGTGAGCGACTGCGGCGCGTGGTCCACGCCGTGCGGCGACTGCCAGGCCTGCAGCTCGTGGTGGAAGATCGTGATCGCGCCGGCGTAGAAGGCGACGAACAGCGCGAAGCCCGCGACCAGGCCGACCCAGGTATGCAGTGTGGTGAAGGTGCGCAGCGTGGCGGAGGAAATCTTCATCGCGGTGTCACTCGATCCAGCGCAGCCACTGCAGCAGCCACAACGCGCCCAGCGACAACACCGCAAGGCCGCACAGCCAGGCCCAGGCACGCTTGCCGTTGGCGAACTGGAAGCTCGCCGCCATCACCGCGATCCACACCACGAAGAAGGCGATGATGCCCGGCACGATCGTGCCCTGCCACGGCCCCGGCAGCGCCCACGTGAACAGGCCGACCAGACCGGCCGACAGCAGGAAGCCCGGCACGATGCCGGCGAAGGCACGCGACCACATCAGGCCATTCCTCCGTTCGACGGCGCGGTACGCCACGCGAGGTACGGCAGTGCCACCAGGCCCAGCATCCACGTCCCGAGCATCGCGCACAGGCCCGCGCCGCCGCCCAGCTCGGCGACCCACAACACCAGCGACACCACGGCGAGCACCAGCCCGACGACGTTGCCACGCGCGCCGCGACGACGCCACGCGCTCCACCGGCAATGCGGCGAGGCGGCATACAACGCCGCCGCCGAGAGCAGCGAGGACAGGATGGCGGCGGCGACCTGCAGGTTCATCGGCGGCGTCCGGCGTCAGTTCACCACTGCAGGCGCGCGGTGGCGGTGATGGTGCGCGGGTAGCCGTAGTAGCACCACACGTTGCTGTTGCATGCGGCGATGTACTCCTTGTCGCCGACATTGGCCGCATTCAGCTGCAGGCGCCAGTTGGCGACGTCGTAGTGCACCGAGGCGTCGAACAGCGTGTACGACGGCGTTTCCCACAGGTTGTAGGCATCGCCGAAATGCTCGCCGGTGTAGCGCACGCCAGCGCCGAAGCCCAGGCCCGACAACGCACCGGAGGTGATGGTGTAGTCAGCGCCCAGCGACGCGGCATGCTTGGGCTGCAGCGGGATCTGCGCACCCAGCGAAAGCGGGTCGGTGGACTTCGTCACTTCCGAGTCGATGTAGGCGTAGGCGCCATACAGGCTCAGCCCGTAACCGATGTTCCAGCGCCCTTCCAGCTCGACGCCCTGCACTTCCGTCTCGCCCTGCTGGATCGAGTACAGCGTGTGGTTGGGATCGACCACCAGCGTGTTCTGCTGCACCAGCTTGTAGGCGGCCAGCGTCGCGAGCACGCGGTTGTTGGCGGGCTGGTACTTGATGCCGGCTTCGATCTGCTCGCCGGTGGTCGGCACGAACGCGTTGCCGGCGAAATCGGTGCCCACCGTCGGCTGGAACGACTGCGACCAGCCCACGTACGGCGCCAGGCCGTTGTCGAACAGATAGTTCACGCCGACGCGGCCGGAGAACTTGTCGTCGCTCTGGTGCGACTGCGCGCCGCCGATGACTTCATGCGTGTCGGTGCCCACCCAGTCCTGGCGTGCGCCGAGCGTGACCACCCAGCGGTCGATCTTGATCTGGTCCTGCGCATACAGGCCGGTCTGCGACTGGTCCTGGCGCGTGCGCGAGGTGAACGCGGGCTCGACGAACGGCGTGCCGTAAACGGGATTGAAGATGTCCAGCGTCGGCGCGCTGAAGTCGAACGCCGAGGCGTAATCGTTGCGGGCCTTTCGGTAGTCCAGACCGGCCAGCAGCGTGTGCTCGGCCGCACCGGTATCGAAGACGAACTGCAGCTGGTTGTCGACGCCGAAGGTCTTGGTCTCTTCCTCCGTGTTCCACAGATAGCGGAACAGCGTGCGCTGGTCGGCGAGCAGGCCGAACGCGCCGACGGAGGTGCTCGGGTCGATCGTCGTCTCGCCGTAGCGCAGGTTCTGCCGGAACGTGGTGCCGCCGCCGAAGTCGTGGAAGTACTCCCAGCCCACGGACGCCATCGTCTTGTCGTAGTTGTTGTAACCCGGCTCGCCGGTGAAGCGGTTCGGCGGAATGCGGCCGTGCGGGTTGGGCAGCAGCGTACCTTCGGCCGGCAGGAAGCCGGCACCGGCGACGGTGTCGTTCCTCTGCCAACGTGCCAGCAGCGTCAGCGAGTTCGCCTCGTCCGGCTTCCAGGTCAACGCCGGGGCGATGTAGTAGCGGTCGTCGTGCACGAAATCGACCTGATCGTCGCTGTTGCGCGCCAACGCCGTGAGGCGGTACGTCCATACGCCGTCATCGGTGAGCTTGCCGCCAAAATCGCCGGCCAGCTGGAACATGTCGAAGCTGCCCACCTGCACTTCCACTTCGCGCAGCGTCGCTTCCGTCGGGCGCTTGCTGACGTAGTTGATCATGCCGCCGGGCGGCATCGCGCCGTAGGTCACCGACGAGGGGCCCTTCAACACTTCCACGCGTTCCAGGCCGTAGGGCTCGATGCGGGTGATGCCGGTGCCGGACCCTTCGGCCAGCGACAGGCCATCCATGTAGCGCGCCGGCGTGAAGCCGCGCAGCAGCAGCCAGTCGCTGCGCGGGTCGCCGCCATAACCGCCACCCTGCGCACCGGCGGTGTACCACACCGCCTCTTCCACGCCGTGGATCGCGCGGTCGCGCATCTGCTGGTCGGTGACGACCGAGATCGACTGCGGGATCTCGCGGATCGGGGTATCGGTCTTGGTGACCGTGCCGCTGCTGCGGGCGATCGGGGCGCGCACTTCGACCGAGTCCAGGTCGGTTGCGCTTTCCTGGGCGAAGGCCGGAGCGGCCAGCGCGACGAGAACGGCGCCGGCAACGGCCTGGCGAAGGGACAGCGAAAGCGTGGAACGGCGGATCGCGGAACGGGAGCGCATGGGTTGGCCTGAGTGAGGGGTCGGCGCCCGTCCCTGGGGTGTCCCGGTGGGCGACACCGGTAGCCAACAAAAATAAGAATCGTTCTCGATTGTAGGCGATGCGCCTGTTCAGGACAACGCGCCCCCGCGGACGCGGGCGGCGGAGCAAAGAAAAACGCGCCGCGGCAGCAAGCCGGCGGCGCGTTGGGGGAGGGAATCAGCGGAGGGGCGCTCAGCGCCGCCGTCGTGGGGTCACGCGCACCCGCCGACGGCGATCAGGCTGGGGTCCAGCGTGTCCGGGTTGCGCCCGGCGCGGCCGTGGCCGAGCGGCGCGAAGAAGCGCTCGGACGCGATGCGATTGCCGTAGCCCCTGGCGTAGGGCTCGTCCTGTTCGTCGAACAGGTGGAACTCGACCGGCAGGTTCTGCAGGAACGGGAGATTGGTGAAGATGTTCATGGCGGACTCCTGGTGCGAATGCCTACCTGGCGTGGACAACTTCCTTGACTGGGATGCAAGATACGCCCGCGCTATCGCTTGAAAAAGCGACCGTTCTGCAAGCCAGACTTGAATGCAGCTCAACGCTGATCATCCCTTGCGAGGTGCTTGTGAGCCGCCCTCCCCTGCAGGCCCTGCTCGGTTTCATTGCCGCCGCGCGCACCGGCAATCTCACGCGTGCGGCCGAGTCGATGCACCTCACCGTCAGCGCGCTGAGCCACCAGATCCGCGGCATCGAAGAGCGCCTGGACCGTCGCCTGTTCGTGCGCGGCGCACGCGGCGTGAAGCTGACCGA
It includes:
- a CDS encoding PepSY-associated TM helix domain-containing protein codes for the protein MKISSATLRTFTTLHTWVGLVAGFALFVAFYAGAITIFHHELQAWQSPHGVDHAPQSLTDAQRLLDETLARHPEARKHVGMVFPGGEYPIASTYWQDAKGQWRFATLDHLDGIDEMPGGTLSELVNALHYSLGIPVAGTYLMGIVSLLYGLALVSGVIIHLPKLAEDLFALRPGRNLKRMWQDAHNVIGVLSLPMHVMFAVTGAMLCLVFVVMMALNPLIYRGQLMQALGPAMDTAPAVAPANREQAIGSLAMWSERSIQVAHERGIAAFEPAYLKLANAGDANAVVEITGQSPRSLGPLGAVALNANTGVALSAQLPGERDANHATLAAAYALHFGEYGNTWVRWLYFVLGLGGAFLFYSGNLLWIESRRKRRQAEQGAAQWWMARATVGVCIGVCVAISVAFIATQLLQMPALRDAIDLGVGVNLACFATWALCAVWAALRPPVRAAQELLWTAAVTTMAIPFAHGIATGAWWWRSAASGHWDLFAIDAGAIAMAIGFAWLAFATARRARDGERNSVWTDPRALAASVRSSSAPTAPAIAVRPDTPSSD
- a CDS encoding TonB-dependent receptor codes for the protein MNTLPSPAPAALATAIGLALLLPAIAAHAEGVADATTLDRVQVQAADNALAGPAGNATRLDVSAMDMPASVTVIDRDTLDRRGVRNTQEALYAVPGLSVASPPGNGNAVTYRGFSGSQVAQLFNGIDLQYATIAARPVDAWIFERVEAVGGPSTFMSGVGAVGGAINYVTRLARLDDATPDATQAMASVGSFDTVVLAAGRNQRLGGEDARNALRADIAYSTSDGWSDRNDRESLTVAASLLSRITPSLTHTLALEHQKEDSARPYWGTPILVGADGSVRIVPGTQTRNYNVGDGYYKQDVDWARSLLDWQISDDASLHNTLYAYDALRDYRNVETYRFNADVSGVIRSGAFLQRHDQQVYGDKLEWRYRGHLGERATQWNAGVDVSYNRQTRFPLSIAGTVDTVPIDAVTPGSFFDVPGAAQVFVPQRTNRVRTQALFAENLTQLTDRLSLLTALRQDHVTLNVENHQAATASNPARFERDYHPTTGRAALEMAITPQWNTYLQLATAADPPAGVLSTASLANVQDFDLTRGRQVEWGTKYQRADGRASGTLAAYHIVRENLAIADPSQPGQTLPVGQQSARGIEATFAVQPVEELTLQGNLAWVDATLDDFYESVAGVSVSRAGNRPTNTPSRVANAWLDWRFAPAWTAGLDVRAVSSRYADAANRVSSAGYGLLGASLRWDVDASTQIALRVRNLGDKTYVAYALSPTMAYLGEPRSLELSARWNF
- a CDS encoding DUF4344 domain-containing metallopeptidase, which encodes MSTRLLIVLLSLALGMVSGAFAYSLVAGKRQAAALAAARAEGRKEAEKALSDELAALKPVTFAKAADSETKAGGVQFGYEYVKPKNPELEPFYKMAHDTDLLRHIPEVHAIDGMLMLPRPINYVMAECGEVNAFYSPERGEVVMCYEMMKVLQERGRELAATNKLDEGYAQRYLDANVRFILLHETGHALITLLEIPITGREEDAVDQLATTLMLRFAGLNESTNTVTENLRMASNWFLARSTGQYNLDAYADQHALGEQRYFNLQCLLYGSDPARYLSIVTDGDLPETRAKGCPEESRRISRSWLRLLLPYVAPKYDMTEEKANRLFLQRERERDRNTSVPYIR
- a CDS encoding YaiI/YqxD family protein, which produces MSEPEHTPLQIWVDADACPGVIKEILFRAADRAQVHVTLVANQWIRCPASRYIRALQVQGGFDVADSEIVERMRAGDLVVTQDIPLAARVIEKGGVAVNPRGERYSAENMAERLSMRNFMEELRGAGVQTGGPPAFHARDRQAFANQLDRWLAQRPRPRGMPPA
- a CDS encoding AraC family transcriptional regulator — protein: MQGVPEQFDHPQDRAQFRRPAHRAGIELYRAHIVRHTFEPHTHEAYGLGAIESGVERFRYRGSDHLAPPQSRVMMNPDVLHTGRAETEGGWRYRMAYIDADVVEAVTGSRAWWFPEAVHHDAARAHRITAVLDAMWRAEEPLAFDSLLSQLLDGFADQVAKQGATRHASPRFAPVVEYLRAHMDRRLTLEELASVADLSPFHFLRAFREHHHVTPQQMLMAMRLFEAKRRLAAGEAPAQVAVAVGLSDQAHLTRAFASRYGVTPARYRAQLRR
- a CDS encoding TonB-dependent siderophore receptor; the encoded protein is MRSRSAIRRSTLSLSLRQAVAGAVLVALAAPAFAQESATDLDSVEVRAPIARSSGTVTKTDTPIREIPQSISVVTDQQMRDRAIHGVEEAVWYTAGAQGGGYGGDPRSDWLLLRGFTPARYMDGLSLAEGSGTGITRIEPYGLERVEVLKGPSSVTYGAMPPGGMINYVSKRPTEATLREVEVQVGSFDMFQLAGDFGGKLTDDGVWTYRLTALARNSDDQVDFVHDDRYYIAPALTWKPDEANSLTLLARWQRNDTVAGAGFLPAEGTLLPNPHGRIPPNRFTGEPGYNNYDKTMASVGWEYFHDFGGGTTFRQNLRYGETTIDPSTSVGAFGLLADQRTLFRYLWNTEEETKTFGVDNQLQFVFDTGAAEHTLLAGLDYRKARNDYASAFDFSAPTLDIFNPVYGTPFVEPAFTSRTRQDQSQTGLYAQDQIKIDRWVVTLGARQDWVGTDTHEVIGGAQSHQSDDKFSGRVGVNYLFDNGLAPYVGWSQSFQPTVGTDFAGNAFVPTTGEQIEAGIKYQPANNRVLATLAAYKLVQQNTLVVDPNHTLYSIQQGETEVQGVELEGRWNIGYGLSLYGAYAYIDSEVTKSTDPLSLGAQIPLQPKHAASLGADYTITSGALSGLGFGAGVRYTGEHFGDAYNLWETPSYTLFDASVHYDVANWRLQLNAANVGDKEYIAACNSNVWCYYGYPRTITATARLQW
- a CDS encoding DMT family transporter; amino-acid sequence: MLTGTLYALAAGLLWGLVFVGPLLLPEYPAALQSVGRYLAFGLIALPLAWMDRASLARLTRADWLEAVKLAAIGNLLYYVCLASAIQRAGAPLPTMIIGTLPVVIAISANLRDHRRDGRLPWRRLFPSLLLIAMGIACVNRVELLALRADPDADLTRYAQGALLALVAVACWTWYPLRNADWLRAHPDRSPRTWATAQGVATLPLALTGYALLWSGMAALGHDFPMPLGPRPWFFIGLMAVIGLFASWIGTLCWNAASQRLPTALVGQLIVFETLAALAYAYVLRGRMPEPLTLVGIGLLVCGVMWAVRVKPERVVAEAHSA